The sequence CTTTGGATATTTTAATATGTCATATATAAAAGATATAAAAAAACAAGGAGAGCAAGTATTTGTCTCCTTGGATAACGATATTGATATACAAATTATACAAAGATACGAAACTGCCAAAAGACATTTTAATGACGGGGAAATTATACAACGTATATATAATAATAGACAATATGCATATCTCGTTATGGAAGATTCTGCAGATTTTTATAAAAAATTTAATCAACCCGCTACTAAAGGAGATATAGCTTCATTGAGAAATGAGATAATAGACCTATTAAATACTATCTCCAAATAAAAAAATATAAAATAAATTAGCAGTTAGTAGTTTAACGATAAAATCCATAGGATTTGCCCCTTCAACTACTAACTGCCAACTATTAACTAATTACTATACTTCTAGCTCCTCTACTTGAGTTGTTATAATCTTTGCACTGTCAATAGATACTATATCTCCACCTGAAGAATTAAATATACCAGTTGATATGATATTATTCATCACTTCAGTTACTTCCTTTGTTGTCAACTCTTCCTTAGGATCATCTATAGACATCCTTGTGGTCTTATTGCCTGCATTTAGAAATACCATTTGAAGTTTGGATTCTGGCATTATTTCACCTCCCATATATATTTTTCGTTACATAGTTACATTAAACTTCTTCTAATTCTACTTCATTAATTCGCTTTACACCCACTAAGTCATTTTTTTGTAAACCCATCATAGTAGTAGCAACCAAATATACATCTTCATCGGTGGCATCAGCCTTGACTCTAGAAAATGTCTTTGACCTAATTATGGGATTATTCTTGTCATCAAGACCCATATTCAATTGCACTTTAATCTTAGACTCATTGGAAATAGCATTTACAGCCATCATCTCACCCCCTTCCTTTCATTACATATATAGAATGGGGGTTAAATATTTACTATGCTTTGTAATTTTTTTATTGCTACTTTTTTTGTATTCACTACAGTCCTATAGCTTATACCTAGTCTTTCTGCTATTTCCACCATTGTTATACCATCAATATAAAACATCTCAATTATTTCTTTTTGTCTCTTGGTCAATTCAGATATCGCCCTATTAAGCACAACCAATTCTTGATTCCTTATCAATATATGGTCTATACTAGGTATATCATCTTTTAGTGTATCTATAATCTCTATTTGCTCATCTGTTGATATGGTCTGATTCAGAGATATAGCTATCTTTTTAGTCTTATGTTTATCTAAATAATGATACCTAAGCATTGTCTTTACATATCCTAAAAATTCCGTCTGTCTATGGGAACTGTACTCATTTATACATCTCAGTACCACTTCAAATCCCCCTTGAATCAAATCATCATATTGTTTTGTATCATTGAAATATCTCCTTATAGAGGATAATATCAATGGTTTTAGTCTCAATATCAATTTTCCCTTAGCGTCTATATCACCTAATTTAGATTTTATAACCAATTCATTTATCTCTTCATACATAAAGAATACCTCCATATATTTGAAAAGGCCCTTTCTATTTACCGGCACCTTCATCATATATGGAGGTATTCTTTTTTTAAAATTAAGACTTTATTTAAGTATAAGTAGTAGTTACACTATTTAAGTGCTTTTTTTAATACATCTACCTTGTCTAATCTCTCCCAAGGTAAATCTATATCTGTTCTTCCAAAATGTCCATATGCTGCTACTTGTCTATATAAAGGTCTTCTTAGGTCTAAATCTCTTATTATTGCAGCAGGTCTTAAATCGAAGTTTTCTCGTACTAGCTCTTCTATTTTTGTCTCTGATATCTTTCCAGTTCCAAAGGTATCTACCAATACTGATACTGGTTGGGCTACTCCTATGGCATATGCTAATTGTAGTTCACATTTGTCTGCTAACCCTGCAGCTACTATATTTTTTGCTACATATCTTGCAGCATATGTGGCTGATCTATCAACTTTAGTTGGATCTTTACCTGAAAATGCTCCACCACCATGTTTAGCATATCCTCCATAAGTATCTACTATTATCTTTCTTCCAGTAAGGCCTGAATCCCCTTGGGGACCTCCTATTACAAATCTGCCAGTAGGATTTATATAGTATTTAGTTCCATCGTCTAATAATTCTTCAGGTACTATTGTCTTTATAACGTATTCTTTCATATCTCTCTCTATAGTATCTAGAGATACATCTGGACTATGTTGAGTTGATATAACTATGGTATCTATCCTTACAGGTTTATTCCCTTCATATTCCACAGTAACTTGAGTTTTGCCATCGGGCCTCAAATAATTCAATGTCCCATCTTTCCTTATTTCAGTAAGCCTTCTTGCCAATTTATGGGCAAGAGATATAGGAAGTGGCATATATTCTGGAGTTTCATTGCATGCATATCCAAACATTATACCCTGGTCCCCTGCTCCTATACTATTTATCTTATCTTCCATAGTTCCTCTTTTGCTCTCCAATGCTTCATCTACACCCATGGCTATATCCGTTGACTGCTCATCTATAGCTGTAAGTACAGCGCATGTCTCACCATCAAACCCATATTTAGCTCTATCGTATCCTATATCTTTTATTGTTTGTCTAACCACCTTTGGTATGTCCACATAACAATTAGTAGATATTTCACCATTTACCAATACTAATCCCGTAGTAACTGCCGTCTCACATGCAACCCTTGCTTGTGGGTCTTCTGATAATATAGCATCTAGCACTGAATCAGATATTTGGTCACATATCTTATCTGGATGTCCTTCAGTAACTGACTCAGAAGTAAATAACCATTTTCTCATCACAATACCTCCTCTTAAATATCTTTAAAATAAAAACCCCTTCCTAAAGGAAGAGGTATGTACTTACCATATAGACCTCATCTTCCAGAATACATATTCTGTGGGATTTAGCACCTTCATATTGAATATTGGTTGCCGGGTTTCATCGGGCCCATTCCCTCCACCTCTCTTGATAAGGTATCAAGATTTTTTATTTGATTTTATCATGCACATACTATCATATTATTATGTATCATGTCAATATCATATTGTCTTAAAATTCATCCATTTCATACAAATAGTCTATGGTTCATACGGATCTTCTTCATAATCAAATTCATATTTTTTAAATCTAGATTTATTAGTAAATGTTTTCTTTTTACCCTTATTTATGCCTTTTAATCTATCATAGTCATCTTCTTCATAATCAAAATCTCGTTTATATCTTTTGTATTTTTTATATCCCATATACTTCTCTCCCATTTAATCAAATAATTTCATATACACTATCTATTAATTTCTATAAATTATTTTCCTCTATTCTACGGACTATATAACCTAGTTCTCTTTAACTTCTACTATTTCCACCGTTATATTGTCATCTATTTCCAACAATCCATAGGTCTTTTTATTTGCATTTCTAGGAGATGATATGCTCCCTGGATTTAAAAATATTACTCCCTCATGCTTTTCTACCATTGGGATATGGGTATGACCAAAAATAGCTATATGAGACTTAGTCTCCAATGCCTTATAATACAGAGCATTTAAATCCCATTTTACATTGTATTTATGTCCATGGGTAATAAATAGGGTATAACCATCTATATCTAAAATTTTTTCCAATGGAGTATGTATATCTTCAAAATCACAATTTCCCTTTACATTTATTATTTCTTTATCTGTGATCTTCTTTAACTTTTGAGCATCTATTGTATTATCACCAAGATGTATTATCATGTCTATATCTTCATTTTCTCTTATCCCTATAAGCATGTCTTCTATTACACCATGGGAATCGCTAAATACTAGTATCTTCACCCTTAATCATCCTTTGTAGTTCTTCCTTAAGTGCATTCAATGCTCTAGCCCTGTGACTTACTCTATTTTTTATATCTTCTCCCAATTCAGCAAATGTCTTTTCATATCCTTCTACAATAAACAATGGATCATATCCAAATCCTTGACTCCCTTTGGGTTGAAATCCAATATATCCTTCACATTGACCTTCTACAGTCTTAACAGATTTATCTTCAAAAACTATGGCTATAACTGTTTTAAATGCCGCTTTTCTTTTATCTAAAGATATATCCTTTAATTCCTTCAACAGTTTATCATTATTATCCTTATATGTTACATTTTCACCTGCATATCGAGCAGAATATACACCAGGCCTTCCATCTAATGCATCCACAAATAAACCTGTATCATCCGCTATTACTATGCCATCAACATGCTTAGATATTTCCACTGCCTTTTTTATTGCATTCTCTGCTAAAGTTTCCTTGTCTTCTATTACTTCAATATTGTCCAATCCCATATCATCTTTTGAAACTATATCAAACTGCAAACCTTTAAGTACATATTTGATCTCTTGTATTTTATCTTTATTTCCACTGGCAACTATTATCTTCTTATTTTTCATACACTTCTCCTTCAGTAACCTTTATTTTTCTTTCATCTTTGGTATTATATCCGTTAATATCCCTTTTTGGATATTTATAAGTTCCATATTTCCCAACTCTGCCAACCTTAACAACTCATTTAATTCTTCCCTTGAAAAAGGACATTCTTCACCTGTTCCCTGTACTTCTACAAATTTACCATCTTCTGCCATTACTACGTTCATGTCTACCATAGCATTAGAATCTTCTTCATAGCATAAATCTAATATTGGATTATTATCTACTATACCTACACTTATGGCCGCCAAAAATTTTTTAACAGGTATATGGGTTATCTCTCCTTTTTCCAATAATATATGTAATGCATCCATCAATGCTACAAACCCTCCTGTTATTGAAGCTGTTCTTGTTCCTCCATCTGCTTGAATTACATCACAGTCTATCCATATAGTTCTCTCTCCAAGCACATCTAAATCCACAACAGACCTGATAGCCCTACCTATCAATCTCTTTATCTCTTGAGTTCTTCCCTCTAATTTACCCCTGCTTGCCTCTCTTCTCTTTCTTGTAATCGTTGATGATGGTAACATTGAGTACTCAGCTGTAACCCATCCAGTACCCTTTCCCTTTAAAAATGGTGGTACTCTATCTTCAATCATAGCCGAACATATTACCTTTGTATCTCCCATCTCTATAAGTACTGAACCCTGAGGATGTTTCAAAAAATTCCTTGTTATATTCACCTTTCTTATTTCATCAAATTTTCTTCCATCTATTCTTTTCATATCATTTAGCCTCTCCTATCTATTGTTTATCATATTGTTCACTATTATAATAATATCAAAATTTAATTCTTTTTTCCATAGTTCTAAATGGTAGCTATAGATGTCCCTACAAATAAATAGTCCATAGTTCGCAGCTAATTCTAACTACGAACTATGAACAACTATGTCTCAATATTCATTGGCAAAAACAGGTACGGTGGTTGGTTCTGATACCTCTATCCCTGTTTCCTCTAAAGAAACACCGTTTATCATGATTTTAACACTATCTATAGGAGATATCTCCTTTAGTGTCAATGCTATATTCCTAGTCATAGAATCTACTACATATTGGTCTTTGATATAGCTTAAAGAATCTTCAGTAAGATTTATATATGCCACTCCATCTCTTATATCTAGTCCCCTAAAAGACACCTCTGATGGTATGTCTGTATAAAGAGACGAGTCCGATGGTGGTCCATCAAAAAGCTTATTGAGTGCAGAGTAACCAGTATCGTCCTGTGTAGATGTAGGTATTGTTAAAGGTACATAATATTCATATTCACCATTAGTCGTTCCCTTATAATATACCACAACCTTTGAATTTCCATCCATCTCTTCATTTACCATATTTATATCTTCTCTTTCCAAAGGATTTCTGATATCTGTACCAAATTTCATGGCATCTAAATATTCACCATCCACCATCAACCTTACCTTAGATATAGAAGGAAATTCTGTAAGTGTATATACTATACCTTTTACTAGACTGTATTCATCTTGTTCATCATTGTAATTTAATACTTCTCTAGAAAAGTTCACCTTACAAAGTCCAGTATCTTGATCGATAGCCATACCTATTACTTCAGTCCCTGATGGTATTATGGGATTAAGACCTATATCCTTTATATCGTCTCGTATTGCAGGACTGTCGGTTATATTCCTAAGTGCTGCCTTTCCTATACCTTCCTCCCATGGAATTTGTCTTTTCACTGGGACTATGTATCCTGCTTCTGTCTTATAATACAATACTGTATCTCTCATACTGTCATCGTTTTGTATCTCAAATATATTCTCATCACTTCTGACCATCTCAACCTCTGGTTCCTCTTCATCTTTAACTATCATTCCCTTTACTGTATCTATTACACCACAACCCGTTAATGATATAAGTATCAAAACTGCCATTAAAATTGAAATTACTTTTTTAGTGCTCATGCTATACCCCCTTTACTAATATTAAAAATTACTCACCCATTCCTTTATAAATTATATTAGTTAGGGGGCTATTCTATGCTATTTCTTTTTTATCTTTGTAATCTTTGTAAAATACCCACCTTTTATATATTTTGCATCACTTACTGTTATAAATGCTTCATTATCTAAATTGTCAATAATTTGACGTAAATTATTGATATTTTTCCTTTTAAGAGTTATTTTCAGTATTTTTCTTACTCCTTCTTTACCTTGGCCCTCTAACACTGTAACTCCAAATCCATTATCTCTTAAATCCTCTATTATATTATCTACATTTTCATTACTTTTTAGTATAATCTGAGCTGTTATATCTCCTAAAGCCATCTTTTCTTCTATATATCCTCCCACATAATTTCCACATGCAAATCCCAATGCATAAAATAGTATATTTCCTATGTCATCTAATTGTTTTACTACAGTAGCCAATGCCATTGTATAGATTATAATTTCAAAAAATCCTATCAAAGCAGCCTGGGTCTTCCTTCCTTGAACTACCATTATAGTCCTAATTGTTCCCATGGACACATCAATTACCCTAGCCATAAAAATAGTCAAATAACCTAAAAAAACACTCACAAATTATTCCCCCTTAAAGTTTTTAAAATGGTGTCTTTTTTATGTATACCCTAATAGATATTCTATATTCTATATAGACAAGGTATTGACAAACATACAGTTATAATGAAGGTATAAAATAAAAGTTAGTAGTTCGTAGCTAGTAGTTAGTAGTTGATGGTGGAAATCCTCTGGATTTCCACCATCAACTACTAACTATTTACTACTATCTACTAACTATAATATATACTATTTAAAATATTCCAATAGTCCATTTGCCAATGCCTCTACTGCTTCATCATGATACTTATCAGTAACTATCTTCTTTTCTTCAGCAGGATTAGTTACAAATCCTAATTCTACTAATGCTGCAACCATTTTAGATTCCCTTACTACAACTATTGTAGGTTTCTTCAATATTCCCTTATCATTCATTCCTAAACCTTTTAAAAGTGCATTATGCATTGTTTCAGCAAATGGATAATTATCGCCCTGTTTTACATCGCTATTATATGCAGGACAATACAGTGTTTGAATTCCAGCTATATCTTTATATCCTTCTGAAGTACTAGGCATTGCATTGAAGTGTATACTTACAAAGGCATCTGCATCAGCATCATTGGCTATATCTGTCCTTTCATATAGTCCTACATACTCATCCTTATCCCTGGTGAGTACAGTTTTGAAGCCCAATTCCTTTAACCTCTTTTCCAATTTAAGTGCTACCTTTAATGTAAGTTCCTTTTCCTTATATCCTGTTGTGGGTGCTATTGTACCAGGATGTTTTCCACCATGACCTGGGTCTATTACTATAATCTTATCTCTATGCCCTTGTTCACCTGGCAGTTGTTGATTATCCTTCATAAATCCTATCTCTATATCATCAGTTATAGATGCCGACTTTATATCATAGGATATATCATCTTTGAATCTTATAGAAATCCTTTTAAAATCTCCTTGGCCTTCTACTTTTATGTCCTTTACCAACTCATCATCTACTAGCTCTACTCCATCTTTTATATTTATTTTATCCTTTGGCGCTTCTATTTCCATTGTATTTCTATTTCTATCATAACTTGCATAGTATTTTGTCTGTCTATCTGATTCAATAGATATCAACGCCTCTCCATTTTCCATTTTATAATCTATTCCATCTATTTTACTGTCATCTACATATACTATTAATCTATTGTCAAGGATCTCTGTTTCAAAATTTGGTCGTTCATCTAAATCTTCAATGTCTAAAACTACCCTTACTATCTTATCCTTTGTATCATAAAAACTATCTGGTTCAAATTGAGAAGTCCTTACTCCCTTTATATAATCATTATGAATATCATATTCATAATTTTTATCTTCCAAAAAGGAATCCAACATATCTATAACTATTCTATCAGGATTTGCTAATCTCATCATATTGTACTCAGGCTTGTTAGTATTATGTATTACTACTGCCTCTCTACCATCTATTTCTTCTAAAGTTATATCCTCTAATTGATTTTCAAAAGATATAGTCAATTTCTTATTGTCCTGGGAGTTCTGTATATTGTATCCCACATATCTATCCAATTCTATAACTAATCTTGTAGTATCGGGATTTATTGAAAATTGTGATGCCCTTATCTCCTTTATAGGATACTTATTGACTTCTTTTTCAAATAATTTTTCACCATTTAAATCATTATCTATCAAACTCAAATTACTATTGGGAACATCTATTACTAATCTATAAGGGTCTTCCAAATACATCGCTTTATGTGTAATAGGTCCCGTTGTGTCCAATACTATCTTTGGTAATCCCTCTTTATCGTCTATATCTATTCCTGTTATTTTCTCTTCTTCAAATTTTATTATTGCAGCCCAATTTTTTTGGTCCCATCCTACTTCAAATCCCAATGCTTCAGATACAAATCTCAAAGGCACCATGGTTCTACTATTGATTATTTTAGGAGGAATATTATATGGCATATCTTTAACCTGTCCATCAATAACCACCTTAGGACTGTCTATTTTTATAACAATCTGCCTATCTGCTGTGTTGATCTCCACTTCCCTATCATCTTGAAACCATTCCACATCTGCATTTAAATAATTAGCTACAAATCTTACAGGCACTAGAGTTCTTCCTTCATAAATTACCGATGGAACATCAGATTTTATGGGTTCTCCATTTACAAGTACATTTACTTCTTTTACTTGTGTCAACTTTCCGTCCAATTTTACCTTTACAAATTCTGGTTGATATTCTGCATAAGACAAAGATAACATTCCTAGCATCAAACTTAATATCAGTATTACAGCAATTATTTTTTTCATCTCTTCTCCTTCCCATATGTAGTATTTAATAAATAATCTAGTCATCAGTGTTTTTCTGTCAATTTTTTCTATGAAAGTTAAATTCATAAAAAAATAAGATGATATTTACATCTTCTAAATCTATTTATATCATCTTATTAAACATTATGTCAACTGATATCAAGTTTTGTAATATAATCTTAAAATAACTTCATATAACCTTATATAGTTCATCACTAGATGGAGGATCTACTGTAATTACTTCCCCACTTATACTCTTCATGTTTACACCTGTTTCTACTATTTCACCAATCTCTGACACCATAATATTTTCTTTATTCAATGCTCTTTTTATTTCTTCTGCAATTCCTCCCTTGCATATGATTAGCATACTTCCACTGGAAATAAGCCTAAGGGGATTTATATCTAATAGTCCGCATATTTTTTTGCTTATATTATCAATAGGTATACTATCTTGATATACCATTATGCCTTTATTGATGGCCTTTGATGCCTCCCAAACTGCTCCCAATACGCCTCCCTCTGTAATATCATGCATATAGTCTACTCCTATTTCTCCACAAATAATGCCCTCTTTTACCACACTTATATTGTCCATCATAGATTGTGCCTTTTGAATATCCTCTTCAGAAATGCTATCTTTTAGCTTGTCCATTAGCTCAGTAGATATTATTGCAGTGCCCTCTAATCCTGCTGTCTTGGTGATTAACACCCTATCTCCCAATTCTATTTCAGAAGCATTCATAATCTTAGATTTTAATTGCTTTCCTATTACCGTTGTAGATATGACCATCTGGTTAACTGCTCTAGTTATCTCAGTATGTCCTCCTATTATCTCAACATTTAATAATTTCGCTGCTTTTCCTGCTTCTTTCATAACCCTTTCTATATCTTTTTCTGTAGTATCTTCTGGTGCCATTATTGTCATTAATATACCTATGGGTTCTGCTCCATTAGATGCCACATCATTGCAAGAGATATTTATTGCCAACTTTCCTATATCCTTTGTAGCTCCTGTTATAGGGTCTGTAGACACTACGCAGCCATAATCTCCAAAATCTATCACTGAACAATCTTCACCTACTGCTGCCCTAGACATTACCTCTTTTCTCTTGTGCTCTATGTTTTTAAATACTAATCTTTCTAAAACATCGTTGGGCAATTTCCCTATTTCCATGATTTTCCCCCCATTGTTTGCTATTTTTAAATATATACTAGCTATATACATCTTTACATTGATCTATATTTATAATCCTATGATCTGTTACTATAGCTATAGGATAAATATTCTCTGCAGGAATATCACCTAAAATTAATACCTCTTCATCGTATCCCTTTGATTTATCTTTTCTTAACTTTAAATTTTCTTTAAAGCTCAATGACGTATCCCAATATGTTTTTATATTTTCCATCCCAATTTCATCTATATAATTTTTACAGTATTTAAAACCATCTATATCCTTTAATATAAATGGCTCATATATCTCATTAGCCAGATTTTCATTGGCTATCCATGCATTATCAATATCTATCTTTACCCCCAATAGCACACTATGGGAATGCCAGGTATTAAATGTCCCAAAATTCATACTACAAAATATAGCCCTTTGACGCATTACCCAGTGGGGTATATTATCTGGTTTAAAATCATCCATAAACTTATGGAATTCTACATATTTAGTCTCATATGTATTTTTGTCATCATATTTTATGCCATTTTTCAATATATTTCTCAAATCTACTATATCTACTATATGATATACAAGTCCTGTCTCTGTATAATCGGGTAATAACAATTTTAAATCTTCCCCTCTCATCCTTTTTGTTTTTACCCATTTAGTATCTTCTATTTGTCTATTTTGTATTCAAATACAAATCTCTTTATCTTAATATATGATATCACATTACCCATACATTGTTAATTACAGTTTTTAGTTATATAGCTATAAATAATATCTTAAATTAGGGACAAAATATTATAGAGGTGATCTGGAAATGACTATAAATTGTGTGGAATCCTGCGTATACCAATATAATGGTATTTGTACCCTTACCCACATAACTAAACCCACTGGAGAAATAAAATCAGGTTGTCCATACTTTAAAAGTAAAAAGAAGAAAACCCAAAAACCAGACCCCTAAGGTCTGGTTTTTCCTACTCCTCCATTTCTCCCATTAAACTCATTATAT comes from Clostridiisalibacter paucivorans DSM 22131 and encodes:
- a CDS encoding DUF2922 domain-containing protein, whose protein sequence is MPESKLQMVFLNAGNKTTRMSIDDPKEELTTKEVTEVMNNIISTGIFNSSGGDIVSIDSAKIITTQVEELEV
- a CDS encoding DUF1659 domain-containing protein; translated protein: MAVNAISNESKIKVQLNMGLDDKNNPIIRSKTFSRVKADATDEDVYLVATTMMGLQKNDLVGVKRINEVELEEV
- a CDS encoding RNA polymerase sigma factor: MYEEINELVIKSKLGDIDAKGKLILRLKPLILSSIRRYFNDTKQYDDLIQGGFEVVLRCINEYSSHRQTEFLGYVKTMLRYHYLDKHKTKKIAISLNQTISTDEQIEIIDTLKDDIPSIDHILIRNQELVVLNRAISELTKRQKEIIEMFYIDGITMVEIAERLGISYRTVVNTKKVAIKKLQSIVNI
- the metK gene encoding methionine adenosyltransferase; its protein translation is MRKWLFTSESVTEGHPDKICDQISDSVLDAILSEDPQARVACETAVTTGLVLVNGEISTNCYVDIPKVVRQTIKDIGYDRAKYGFDGETCAVLTAIDEQSTDIAMGVDEALESKRGTMEDKINSIGAGDQGIMFGYACNETPEYMPLPISLAHKLARRLTEIRKDGTLNYLRPDGKTQVTVEYEGNKPVRIDTIVISTQHSPDVSLDTIERDMKEYVIKTIVPEELLDDGTKYYINPTGRFVIGGPQGDSGLTGRKIIVDTYGGYAKHGGGAFSGKDPTKVDRSATYAARYVAKNIVAAGLADKCELQLAYAIGVAQPVSVLVDTFGTGKISETKIEELVRENFDLRPAAIIRDLDLRRPLYRQVAAYGHFGRTDIDLPWERLDKVDVLKKALK
- a CDS encoding metallophosphoesterase family protein; its protein translation is MKILVFSDSHGVIEDMLIGIRENEDIDMIIHLGDNTIDAQKLKKITDKEIINVKGNCDFEDIHTPLEKILDIDGYTLFITHGHKYNVKWDLNALYYKALETKSHIAIFGHTHIPMVEKHEGVIFLNPGSISSPRNANKKTYGLLEIDDNITVEIVEVKEN
- a CDS encoding XTP/dITP diphosphatase, with amino-acid sequence MKNKKIIVASGNKDKIQEIKYVLKGLQFDIVSKDDMGLDNIEVIEDKETLAENAIKKAVEISKHVDGIVIADDTGLFVDALDGRPGVYSARYAGENVTYKDNNDKLLKELKDISLDKRKAAFKTVIAIVFEDKSVKTVEGQCEGYIGFQPKGSQGFGYDPLFIVEGYEKTFAELGEDIKNRVSHRARALNALKEELQRMIKGEDTSI
- the rph gene encoding ribonuclease PH, whose product is MKRIDGRKFDEIRKVNITRNFLKHPQGSVLIEMGDTKVICSAMIEDRVPPFLKGKGTGWVTAEYSMLPSSTITRKRREASRGKLEGRTQEIKRLIGRAIRSVVDLDVLGERTIWIDCDVIQADGGTRTASITGGFVALMDALHILLEKGEITHIPVKKFLAAISVGIVDNNPILDLCYEEDSNAMVDMNVVMAEDGKFVEVQGTGEECPFSREELNELLRLAELGNMELINIQKGILTDIIPKMKEK
- a CDS encoding GerMN domain-containing protein, whose translation is MSTKKVISILMAVLILISLTGCGVIDTVKGMIVKDEEEPEVEMVRSDENIFEIQNDDSMRDTVLYYKTEAGYIVPVKRQIPWEEGIGKAALRNITDSPAIRDDIKDIGLNPIIPSGTEVIGMAIDQDTGLCKVNFSREVLNYNDEQDEYSLVKGIVYTLTEFPSISKVRLMVDGEYLDAMKFGTDIRNPLEREDINMVNEEMDGNSKVVVYYKGTTNGEYEYYVPLTIPTSTQDDTGYSALNKLFDGPPSDSSLYTDIPSEVSFRGLDIRDGVAYINLTEDSLSYIKDQYVVDSMTRNIALTLKEISPIDSVKIMINGVSLEETGIEVSEPTTVPVFANEY
- a CDS encoding DUF2179 domain-containing protein, translating into MSVFLGYLTIFMARVIDVSMGTIRTIMVVQGRKTQAALIGFFEIIIYTMALATVVKQLDDIGNILFYALGFACGNYVGGYIEEKMALGDITAQIILKSNENVDNIIEDLRDNGFGVTVLEGQGKEGVRKILKITLKRKNINNLRQIIDNLDNEAFITVSDAKYIKGGYFTKITKIKKK
- a CDS encoding N-acetylmuramoyl-L-alanine amidase family protein, giving the protein MKKIIAVILILSLMLGMLSLSYAEYQPEFVKVKLDGKLTQVKEVNVLVNGEPIKSDVPSVIYEGRTLVPVRFVANYLNADVEWFQDDREVEINTADRQIVIKIDSPKVVIDGQVKDMPYNIPPKIINSRTMVPLRFVSEALGFEVGWDQKNWAAIIKFEEEKITGIDIDDKEGLPKIVLDTTGPITHKAMYLEDPYRLVIDVPNSNLSLIDNDLNGEKLFEKEVNKYPIKEIRASQFSINPDTTRLVIELDRYVGYNIQNSQDNKKLTISFENQLEDITLEEIDGREAVVIHNTNKPEYNMMRLANPDRIVIDMLDSFLEDKNYEYDIHNDYIKGVRTSQFEPDSFYDTKDKIVRVVLDIEDLDERPNFETEILDNRLIVYVDDSKIDGIDYKMENGEALISIESDRQTKYYASYDRNRNTMEIEAPKDKINIKDGVELVDDELVKDIKVEGQGDFKRISIRFKDDISYDIKSASITDDIEIGFMKDNQQLPGEQGHRDKIIVIDPGHGGKHPGTIAPTTGYKEKELTLKVALKLEKRLKELGFKTVLTRDKDEYVGLYERTDIANDADADAFVSIHFNAMPSTSEGYKDIAGIQTLYCPAYNSDVKQGDNYPFAETMHNALLKGLGMNDKGILKKPTIVVVRESKMVAALVELGFVTNPAEEKKIVTDKYHDEAVEALANGLLEYFK
- a CDS encoding AIR synthase family protein, with product MEIGKLPNDVLERLVFKNIEHKRKEVMSRAAVGEDCSVIDFGDYGCVVSTDPITGATKDIGKLAINISCNDVASNGAEPIGILMTIMAPEDTTEKDIERVMKEAGKAAKLLNVEIIGGHTEITRAVNQMVISTTVIGKQLKSKIMNASEIELGDRVLITKTAGLEGTAIISTELMDKLKDSISEEDIQKAQSMMDNISVVKEGIICGEIGVDYMHDITEGGVLGAVWEASKAINKGIMVYQDSIPIDNISKKICGLLDINPLRLISSGSMLIICKGGIAEEIKRALNKENIMVSEIGEIVETGVNMKSISGEVITVDPPSSDELYKVI